The Theobroma cacao cultivar B97-61/B2 chromosome 1, Criollo_cocoa_genome_V2, whole genome shotgun sequence genome contains the following window.
GCTCTACATTTCCTTTGGCTAATTCGGGTGCTGGGCTCTATGGTACTCAGCTGCTGCCGTCAAAAGAGTATTTCTAGGATGCAAGTTTATCTAAGACCGAGAGATTGTTGAAGCTGTGATAGGGCATGCGTTGTGTTTTTGGCTGTTGGCGTAGTTCCTGTAATTGTTGTGTACAGACTACAGAGTGTTAGATCAGGTTAGTTTTTGGAAGAGATTACATGAcctctttgttttgtttattttcatgGGATGGGTCCGACTGCCATGGCTAGGAAAATGATCAGCTATTGCTCAAACAACGTTGGCATTATCTGTAAAATTATATGCACTGCATGTGACTATGTGATATTAATGTATTTTTTAAGATTAAAATTCTATGgctgagccaaaaaataaaaaagattacaattttaaagtataaataagtgaatctttttttcttagcTCAAGCTATTGGGGTAGGGTATCTTGTAGAAAGTACTAAAACCAACTCAATGATACCTCATTTTACTAGGATAAAATTGTACATAAAAGGATTGACTTAGGTTGAATAAGtatttctctcattttttgcAAAGATTGAATTTGGAAGGATGAAAAAGAAACACAATTTCatacatttttctttctcttctcttatcaaacaggaaaaatgaaaatgaattgaAAGAACTGTTTTCCTTCCAccctttcctttcttcatcTTTGCCTCCTAACAAAGACACTATTTCCCTCTTACCAAACACAAACTAAAAAGCTTATCACTCATGATGATGTGAGAAGGCCAACagcaatttgttcttaatggttgGTTGGACATGACGGCTACAGTTCCAAGTCCAACCAAACTTGAGGACAATGAGTGCAATAAACTCATTGCAGAAATGTTTCTAGATAGGAGAGAGATGATTGCTAGTAAATTCTCTATAAGAATATTGATTTCATACtcataataataaatggaAGTTCAAATCTGCAAGCTGACAAACAAAGCTTTGCAAGCCAAATGGTTATTTGTCTCTTCTTCAAACACTTGAAATTTAAGGTTCAAATCTACTTAGACTTACTTGtatgtaataataataataaaaaaaaatctgcaGCTAACAATATGGACATGTTTTTCTTGGCCTTGAAGACAAACCACTATTTAAGATTGCAAGTTGGACTGGGGATCAAACACTCGTCCAACTAAGGTTTTGCTGCTACCAAATCTTACAATTAAACTAATTACTATAAAGCAAGTTTAGACTGGGAATCAAACACTGGTACAACTAGTGGTTGCCTGGTACCAAATATTACAGCTCTAAATCCAACAACtacaaatatttcaaaatatgttGCGTAGATAGTGGTGTTTATGAACAAACAAAACCTAGTTCACACGACTTCAAATGCAACAAATTTGGtgcttatttttaattatgcaATGGTTATTTCCATCTATCATCATTCTAAAAACAAGGATGATAAATAGTTGTCTCCCACATGAAACCGAGCAGTGGGCTACAGCAAACAAGATACCAAAGCGTTcaagaatattttcataaataccAAGGAACTTTCCCCCGGAGCTTTAATGAAGATCTGTCATCTTATTGAGGAATCAGTGCTTTCATGACTAGACAGATGCAGGTCAGCAAGGTCTGCACTAATAGAGAACTTGAGCCATCTTCTTTTCTCAACATACTTGAGAGCAGGCTGCATTACAAGGCCAATCACAACAGCAACAAGGCTAACCACTGCCACTTTGAGAGAAGAAAGAGCCAAAACAAGACAAATCAATATGGTTGGAGGAATGCACATAAGAACAGACCCAACTGTTCCTACAGGTATTTTGTAAGGTCGGGATGCTGCTGGATATTTCATCCTTAGCCTTACAAATGCTATGAACTCCAAAATCATCCCAAAACAGTACAAGAAGTTCTCTGCAGCTACAATCTCTTGAAAGCTCATCCATGATAACAATATAACACCAGAAGCTGAGAATAAAATCCCAATTAGAGGAGTTCCATATCGAGACCTCTTGCCAAAGAACTCTGGTAGCATCCCACGTTCAGCCATTCCCAACAGTTGGAAAGAGTCACTACTCATCTCAGCCACAAACATCCCCATATTTGACATTGCAGCAGCTGCTTGGATCCACCATCTCAACCAAACTCCACCTAGCATTTTAGCGATGTCTGAGAAATAACCATCAGTCCACAGCTCACGATCAAGGGGAAGAGCCCCAGTACCAAccaaaagaggaaagaaataCCCAAGAACCACCAAGATCAAAGCGTAAAACAAGGCTTTTGGGAGAGTTTTCTTTGGGTTCTCTACCTCTCCAGCGAGTGTACTGATTGAGTCCCAATAGTTTAGATTCCAAAAGAGTGtattcaaatataaattccAATCCACATCATGCAGATTTGCGACAAACCATCTTGAAGGCTTCAATTTCGGAATTGCCACAAACCCCATGACCACAAAAGGAAGGATTGAGAAAACCCCAAGAAGAACAGCAACCCATCCCACAATGGTTAAACCCCTATAGTTCATGTAAGTAAGCACTAGAGTCAGAGCTAACACAGCTATAATTCTTGGTAAGCCACCTCCTAAAGCAGGGATCCCTGACTTTAAATAGTCAAGAAACAAAACAGGATACAAAGCATTATCAATGACCCCACTCAGCCATTTCATCCAGCCTTGCTGAAATCCCCAATAGGGACCTAATGCAGAAGCAACCCAAACAACATAACCACCATTTTCAGGGAACATGGTACCCATCTCAGCAGTAATTAATGCTTCAGGAACACTCCAAATGAATGGAAACACCAAAAACCCAAGAAGGGCTAGCAACGGCCCAGCTGCTTGGACACTGTCCTCAACCCCAAATGGACCTCCAGAAACCTCATAGAAGATGAGGAAAATAAGTGGTAAAACTGATACTTTCTTAAAGTTATCTATCCTGGGAGTAGGCACTTCGCCAATGTTAACGTATTCAGTGCCTTCAAACTGCCCCATCGCACCAGAAACTAGCCTATCCGTTGTGTGCCTTAATTTCTGTATCCATAATCAAGTTCTCAGCAAAATAGCAACTTGGTTTATTTTTGTCCTTACTTCAAAAGCAGATGagcaaaatttaaaacaaatatgCTTCATGACATCCATCAAGACAGGTGAAAAGTACATAAACATGGTTTTCAAGCAAGCAGACAAAATGAACCTTAAATAGAGCATATTCTCAAAGCAGATAAACTggtcataaaattaaattgcacATGATAACCAAAGTGCACTTGAATATAGCAATATGAAACTGAAGAACTTCAAAAATAGAACTTTTGATGAACTATTAGATccaaatgaaatttaaaagaatatatatctATGTATCAATGTAGACCACACCGTTAGATACTGATAACCCTTGAACCTCATAGATTGCAACCCAAACATGGAGTTGCCTTTTTCAACAAAAGTACATATAACTTACTTTTCAACTTCCAAGTGATTATAAGAAATCATAGACTGAGAGAAAACTATGCAGatttataaagaaaagatTAGATTTCTAAACCCTaataaagagaaagagaggtcAGCCACTCAATTAAACTACTGATGTTTCTCTTCTCTTGGCCGTGTGCACTTAAAGACCTTAGCTTTTACTCTTTCACCGTCACTTTGGTGAAAAGTTAAAACTGCTGGAGGAACATATTTGAAgattaacaattaaatttttattttcttagataAAGCatgattttacttgttatACAAAACAATTATGTTGGTATTGCTGTTATGTTTAGCCATTTGCTCATTTTTAACCAATTATCATAACTTTGCTTTCTACTGCTTATTAACACTTtatagcaagttttgagaaatcAAAAAGCACATAACATAATAGCAAGTAGTAAAAACAGAAAGCACCATAGCCGGAAAACTGATAGCCACTGAAAACCAGCCCAGTGCCCAAGCAGGCAGATTACCTCATCCTCTTCACCACTCTGCGGTTGCTTATCAACAATAGTCTGTGAAACTGAAGCAGGCAGATTCTGGGGAGTTAAGCAACCACCTGCTGGTTGACCCGCAGCTTGAGGGTCACCGGAAACTTCCGAAATTGCTTCCATACCAAGATCAGAACGAAGTCAGATTCAAGATAAcaagtaaaggaaaaaaatgggtGTGGAATTTGATGGACTAGAGACACCAATTAACAAAAGCACTTTAATTAAGATATTAGTTTCAACttattttacattaattatttatttgtatcCTTAGTTTCCCAAACGGTTTGTTTatccaaaattttggttattttctGCAAATGGCAAAAGCAAATGCCAATAAATGAAGCCGACAATACTGGGTTTGGATGATATATGAGAAACAAGACAATATCTCTCACATGGACAATGTGTGGGCATAAAATTGACAAattaaatatacatatatatatatatatatatatatataaaacaaactGGTAGAAATTGAAAGACCGGAACAAGGAACTATTATACCTGAGCTAGAAGTGCGTTTTCCGCGTTGTGAGGAAAATTATATGGTTCATGAACATGGGTCCAATAAATGTAGAGAGAGTGGGGCGAAGCTGCTCCGTACAGGAAGCAGAGAGACAACCTAACGCTGTAAAAGTCAGCTCATCGGCCACATCCCTGTTCCCTGAACGGCGTGTGTgcttaaaaatatatatattattctcTCCTTTACGCTttctacccttttttttttttaaataattttttaaaattttcacttttgaCCCTCTCTTTTGAGGATTATAACTAAAATGTCCTTATTGTCaaattttaaaccaaaaaatattaaaaaaatcaaatcgcATCCTGAGTCAAATTTAGGTATAAATTTTATAGATTCGAGTTgaaattattgattaatttattttagtaataattataatatttttattaattttaattttaaataattttaaatttttttactacAATTTGATCGTATGCTAATCAagatatttgattaaaatgcGATATACaatcaaaattattgttttacacagaagaaaaatcatgcattttttatattatcacAAAGattaatctttaatttttatttattttccgACTTCTAAAGTAATAggtaaataaaaaagtaaaataaaaatgatatcCAACTTAATTTGTGTAATTCATGAATAATTATATCTTAGGCATGGAATATTATTATCTCattatagtaattttttattgaattaatgGAATTAATAcaaactcattttcatttgtaaatttaaaacttttggaTTTAACATCAAAGTTGGCGTTtataatgcatgaaattgtaTCGTGTTTGCATAATACAAGTTGGTGTATGACCCACAAAGAATTATTTCGGGCAAAGGCGGAGGGAGGGGAGCTAGTAGGGCCCTAATGcccttaaaattttaaaaaatttatattttttctttgttttattttaaaattttatctttattttttaNATtctttcaaatattaaattttttattttcgtCCCCTCAAATCTAAAATCTTGACTTCGTTATTAATTTCGAGCTACGATTTTTCGTGTGTATCCTTAACACATATGTATcttgaattatatattttactacCTATTAATTTGAAATGTCATGTTCTCattaaatcatgaaaaattCCTTATCATTATAAATAGTCTTTCCTATTAATTTGAAACCACCTTTTTGAAGAGATTAGTATTCACtatgttaaaatatttatatatatcttaacaCACTCTATTAAGAACTTAGTAAACATTTTCATTGTAGCATTATTTTCTCACATTTATTACATTACTAATACGTTTGATTCGCGGAAtagataagaataaaataaaatagttattttatgagaatagaattaagataaaaatataataaaataaaatagttattatatTATGGAATAAAACAAGAATTGCTATTTTGACTTATACAATATTTAGTTGGTAATAATAACTTTagaataagaaaggaataggtaataaaaagataaaaatatcttttattatattaacatttattttcataaaaaaaattatctttattataatttaactaCATATTTAtctcaaaagataattattcattataattatattttatcaaatatttatcccaaaaacaaaaaataattataatttacttacaTAATTTTACAAATGGACAAAATTATTCTAGAATATAATTATAAGACTTACGTCTTAGAGGTCCATCATGATAACCATAGTTGCTTagtttcttattatttttcaattaatatactttttttttaaaagtcaTTAGTTTGCATTCataaaaggataaaaaatgtaattatttCCCATCTTTAGATGAGTTTGTCGACACCAAGAGCAATCCAGAATTTACACACCTTAGCATAACTCCAAAAGATTgtaaccaaaagaaaaggagcaTAACTAATCTTAACCAAACTATCAATTCATTTTTCCACCATGTCCCCATTTGCTATTCTACCACTTACATAAACCGTCAATGACACAAGTTACAGTAGATAAAAAACTGAAACAAGTCTGAGGCATGATACACTAtgcttaaaaataatttttgtcccTTTGGAGTACGAAACTCAGTATAAAAGATTAAAGCGGTTATTCCCAGgatttaacaaaattttcttcaataGTTTGCATAAACTATCAGGGATACAAAGCATTTCCTGAATAGTTTGCACAAACTATCAAGGATATAGAGCagcagaaaatataaataagatgaagaaaaaaattgaggTGTGTTGAGAATGAAGGTAAAGACTAGTGTTTATGGGAGGAGAGGTGAGAGAATTAAGAGAAaatcaagataaaatattctgtaacaatataaaaataatgttatAACAGAtaagaggaagaagagaaaattgagGTGTGTAGAGAATAAATGTGGAGGTTGTTATTAGGAAGGAGTGACTGAGAGAATCAGGAGAAAatcaagataaaataaatctgCAACGTTATAAAATATTCTGAAAAACCAAACCAACAATTGATTCAAACATATGACTGAGTCACCACTAAGGTACAAAATGTCACTTTGACTTAACCTATGTGTATActtgccctttttttttttcttgtttacaACAAGTTCACAATGAGGTTGCTTATATAAAGCACTAATATCTTTTATACTTAGACAATGTGAGATAGAAACTTTAAGAGATATCACTATATGTCTAATAATCcttcacatatttcataaagtTTCATAATAGGAAGGTTTTGCTGGGTTTAATTTCACTCGAGTGTAATGTATCGAGATTGGTGCTTTTTAAGCTATGAACTAAgcttaaaacaaaatgaaatataaatcacaaaattttagtgaattttataacatatatgAACCATAAATTCTTTATGTGAAATATGATTTTCATCAATCACATTACACTCCCACAATTTTTACTGTTCAGTGATATTTTACGTGAATAAGCTATGGGCGTGCTTGGTTATTCATAAGTGCTCTAAAGCATTTGTCACAATTCTCATAGGAGCAGCCCCACTACACTTATATAGGTAATTCTATCAAGTATATACTGTAATTTAATATACTACTTATAAAGGATATGAAATTCATTAACAACATGTTTAGTTGAAGGGAATGGAATAGTCGTTCCCTCTATTCCTAATTCTTCTTTAACAATTTATTTGGTTGGAAGGAATGACCATTCCTTGGAATTGTCATCCTTGGTATTGGCTATTCCAAAAGGCAAAGAATAGAGTAAAAACATTAATGGATAAAAATGTCCTTCATTAATTTGAAGAATTATCATACTATataaaatacattttattcattttttacaatctctttctctctctaccaaACTACCTTTCTCCTTCTCtcactaaattaaaatgaatttaaaatttaaaaataaaaaagaaaaaattaaaatgaatttaaaataaaaaggtttaGGTTTTAATTATACACTATGaaaagttaatattttaaactcaaaaattaaaataaaattaaaattaaattttttttatattttaatattttaaaaataaaacgataaattaatgttttaattgtaaatattttaatttaaaaattaaatattataataaatggtATTTTTGTCATATATCTCTTATTCATTAGTTATTCCTAAAACTATTCCTGTCAACtaaatattagaataattgatcataataatttatgtCCTATTCCATTCCTATGAATTAAATTACGTAATagttattcattttttattctattcttacGGAATAACTATGTCATTTCCACTATATTCCTTCCTGCAAACCAAACACACCTTAAGAGTTTAACTCAACCTTTTATTCATTGTAGTCTTGCACTATTTACATATTATAGGAGggataataaattttaatagtgTATCAATTTGCCAACAAATAACTTGTTATTATCTATATGAACCTAATTCACGGTATTGTTACTCACATAGGTTGGGTTGCaactattattaatttttctcaattggcttaagtttcattttcctccatgtatcattaattaatttccttcCCAGGGGTTTAGTTAGAAGATTGACCAAATTCAGTTCTGACTTCACATAATTAATGGACATAATTCTATATCTAAACAATTGCTTTATCACattatgttttaaatgaatgtaTCTATTCTTACCattgaaagttttattttttacaatgGCTATTGCCACTTGGCAATCACAATGCATATACATAGAAAGTGTTGGTTTCATTCTCAACGGAATATCTATCAAGAgatttttttaactatttagCCTCATTGCCAATCAACTCCAAAGCTACAAATTCTGGTTCCATTGTaaatttagtaattattatttgtttggTTGATTGCCAAGTTACAACATCCCTACCAAGGATGAATACATATTTACTTGTGAATTTTATCTTATCTGAATATGAGATCCAGTGATCTAGTTAGCATTACTGTATGATTCTAATACAACGAAAAatctattatataaaatatcataGTTTATGGTATCTTTCAATTATATCATTACCTACATATGTCCAAAACCACCTACATAAACTGTTAATGATAAAGCCACAATAAGCCAAAGCTCCAAGTTTTTCAATCAATATAATTCTAATAAAGAACAAAACCTTTTACAAAATTCTGTAAATATACTTGGGATTTGTggataaaattattcaaagtTGACAACTTAAAAGGGTCTATAActgaaaaaaatatcaaatttccCTCTCTTCTCTTACTTTGAGTTGAAAAATGTTCACCATAACTAACCTAAATTTGGCATTTTTACTTAAACTACTCTTAATATGCACCAAAAGTAACCCAAATCACAACCACTAAGCACAATCCATAATGCTGACAATGAGTCAAGAAACACTTGGGTCATTTTCACTTTCAACACAAGACAAGAGTACAAGAAGCAAATACTTGGATTATGGAAAAGAGCAATGCAATTGGAAAGGTGGATGAGAGAAAGGCGGTGGCGATTGACGGAGTTGGAAATAGTGGAAGAGAATGCGGTTGGAAGAGAAGGAGGAAgaggaggaagagagagaaataatgattttatatggatAGGATTGTAATTTTCTAAATGTCTGaggggtaattttgttttaacgattttgaaaaccATTCCATAATACATGGAAAAGCTAATACCAAGGGGGGTTGGGTTTAGTTAAGCTTTttactgattttgaaaaataggtaaaaat
Protein-coding sequences here:
- the LOC18611986 gene encoding probable polyamine transporter At1g31830 isoform X1 codes for the protein MEAISEVSGDPQAAGQPAGGCLTPQNLPASVSQTIVDKQPQSGEEDEKLRHTTDRLVSGAMGQFEGTEYVNIGEVPTPRIDNFKKVSVLPLIFLIFYEVSGGPFGVEDSVQAAGPLLALLGFLVFPFIWSVPEALITAEMGTMFPENGGYVVWVASALGPYWGFQQGWMKWLSGVIDNALYPVLFLDYLKSGIPALGGGLPRIIAVLALTLVLTYMNYRGLTIVGWVAVLLGVFSILPFVVMGFVAIPKLKPSRWFVANLHDVDWNLYLNTLFWNLNYWDSISTLAGEVENPKKTLPKALFYALILVVLGYFFPLLVGTGALPLDRELWTDGYFSDIAKMLGGVWLRWWIQAAAAMSNMGMFVAEMSSDSFQLLGMAERGMLPEFFGKRSRYGTPLIGILFSASGVILLSWMSFQEIVAAENFLYCFGMILEFIAFVRLRMKYPAASRPYKIPVGTVGSVLMCIPPTILICLVLALSSLKVAVVSLVAVVIGLVMQPALKYVEKRRWLKFSISADLADLHLSSHESTDSSIR
- the LOC18611986 gene encoding probable polyamine transporter At1g31830 isoform X2, with protein sequence MGQFEGTEYVNIGEVPTPRIDNFKKVSVLPLIFLIFYEVSGGPFGVEDSVQAAGPLLALLGFLVFPFIWSVPEALITAEMGTMFPENGGYVVWVASALGPYWGFQQGWMKWLSGVIDNALYPVLFLDYLKSGIPALGGGLPRIIAVLALTLVLTYMNYRGLTIVGWVAVLLGVFSILPFVVMGFVAIPKLKPSRWFVANLHDVDWNLYLNTLFWNLNYWDSISTLAGEVENPKKTLPKALFYALILVVLGYFFPLLVGTGALPLDRELWTDGYFSDIAKMLGGVWLRWWIQAAAAMSNMGMFVAEMSSDSFQLLGMAERGMLPEFFGKRSRYGTPLIGILFSASGVILLSWMSFQEIVAAENFLYCFGMILEFIAFVRLRMKYPAASRPYKIPVGTVGSVLMCIPPTILICLVLALSSLKVAVVSLVAVVIGLVMQPALKYVEKRRWLKFSISADLADLHLSSHESTDSSIR